One genomic segment of Pedobacter endophyticus includes these proteins:
- a CDS encoding glycosyltransferase, which yields MFFSIIIPLYNRPQEIDELLYTLTRQTYLQFEVLVIEDGSKIDARSIVDSYADKLDIKYYFKENAGQGFARNYAFERASGDYFIIFDSDILVPPDYLEIVKNYLFEHQLDAYGGPDAAHESFTPVQKAISYAMTSPFTTGGIRGNKKHVGQFHPRSFNMGVSRQAWEKVGGFVLTRLGEDIEYSIRIHEAGFKIGLIPEAKVYHKRRTSFSQFYKQLHFFGRARINIYKHFPKELKLVHFFPAVFTVGLGFTILCNFVYQPLASFCTTLLLIYFLLIFFHSLAVNKSLKVAFLSIISSLIQLTAYGLGFIQDLFKRVVFKQQ from the coding sequence ATGTTTTTCTCCATCATAATTCCACTTTATAATCGTCCTCAAGAAATTGACGAGCTTTTATATACCTTAACCAGGCAAACCTATTTGCAGTTTGAGGTTTTGGTTATCGAAGATGGTTCAAAGATCGATGCTAGATCGATTGTAGATTCGTATGCAGACAAGCTTGATATCAAATACTATTTCAAGGAGAATGCAGGGCAGGGTTTTGCTCGAAATTACGCTTTTGAACGGGCAAGCGGCGATTACTTCATCATTTTCGACTCTGATATTCTGGTTCCGCCCGATTACCTGGAGATTGTTAAAAACTACCTGTTCGAACATCAGTTAGATGCTTATGGCGGGCCCGATGCGGCGCATGAGAGCTTTACGCCCGTTCAAAAGGCAATAAGCTACGCAATGACATCGCCGTTTACCACGGGCGGGATTCGCGGTAACAAAAAACACGTAGGACAGTTCCATCCGCGGAGCTTCAATATGGGCGTATCGCGACAAGCCTGGGAAAAGGTGGGTGGCTTTGTCTTAACCCGATTGGGCGAAGATATTGAATACAGCATTCGTATTCACGAAGCCGGCTTTAAAATCGGTTTGATTCCCGAAGCAAAGGTTTATCATAAGCGGCGGACAAGTTTTAGTCAGTTTTATAAGCAGCTACATTTTTTCGGTCGGGCACGGATCAACATTTATAAGCACTTCCCGAAAGAGTTGAAACTCGTTCACTTCTTTCCGGCGGTTTTTACCGTTGGACTAGGCTTTACTATTTTATGTAACTTTGTATATCAGCCATTAGCCAGTTTCTGCACCACGCTGCTGCTGATTTATTTTCTGTTGATATTTTTTCATTCGTTAGCTGTAAATAAATCGTTAAAAGTTGCATTTTTGAGCATTATTTCCTCATTGATCCAATTAACCGCTTACGGTTTAGGTTTTATTCAGGATTTATTTAAAAGAGTGGTATTTAAACAGCAATGA